A genomic region of Jeotgalibaca ciconiae contains the following coding sequences:
- the fucO gene encoding lactaldehyde reductase, with the protein MTNRIVLNETSYFGAGAIKHIPEEVAARQFKKAFIVTDKGLVQAGLVEKVTNLMKEKNLSYEVFDKTVPNPTVSIIKEGIEAFKNSGADYLLAIGGGSPIDSAKAIGIVIANPQFSDIVSLEGVAPTKNPSVPIFAVPTTSGTAAEVTINYVITDEVKKRKFVCVDVHDIPAVAFIDSEMMAGMPKGLAAATGMDALTHAIEGYITKGAWEMSDMFHIKAIEIIGRSLKSSVEGDLSAREEMALGQYIAGMGFSNVGLGLVHGMAHPLGAWYDTPHGVANAILLPVVMDYNKEYTSEKYRDIAVAMGISNVEEMTLEEAREAAIDSVRQLSLDVGIPRSLTEVGFKEEDIDQIAADAFADVCTGGNPRDTTVEEIIQLYRKLL; encoded by the coding sequence ATGACAAACAGAATTGTTTTAAATGAAACGTCTTACTTTGGGGCAGGTGCGATTAAGCATATCCCGGAAGAAGTGGCAGCTCGCCAATTTAAGAAAGCATTTATTGTGACGGATAAGGGGCTTGTGCAAGCAGGGTTAGTTGAAAAGGTTACAAATTTGATGAAAGAAAAGAATTTATCATATGAAGTATTCGATAAAACCGTACCGAATCCAACTGTTTCAATCATTAAAGAAGGGATAGAAGCTTTTAAAAACTCTGGAGCAGATTATCTTTTGGCTATTGGAGGGGGTTCTCCGATTGACAGCGCGAAAGCAATCGGTATTGTCATCGCTAATCCACAGTTCTCAGATATCGTTAGTCTAGAAGGAGTAGCTCCAACAAAAAATCCTAGTGTACCAATTTTTGCTGTACCAACTACTTCTGGAACAGCAGCAGAAGTAACGATTAATTATGTGATAACGGATGAAGTGAAGAAGAGAAAATTTGTTTGTGTGGATGTTCATGACATTCCTGCTGTTGCCTTTATTGATAGTGAGATGATGGCGGGAATGCCAAAAGGTTTAGCGGCAGCGACTGGTATGGATGCGTTAACCCATGCGATTGAAGGGTATATTACCAAAGGTGCTTGGGAAATGTCTGACATGTTCCACATTAAAGCGATTGAAATTATTGGCCGTTCTCTAAAGTCATCAGTGGAGGGTGATTTATCTGCTAGAGAAGAGATGGCGTTAGGCCAGTATATAGCGGGTATGGGATTTTCTAATGTCGGGCTTGGTTTGGTTCATGGAATGGCTCATCCTTTAGGAGCTTGGTATGACACACCTCATGGAGTGGCAAACGCAATCTTGTTACCGGTCGTAATGGATTATAACAAAGAATACACAAGTGAAAAATACCGAGATATCGCAGTAGCAATGGGAATATCCAATGTAGAAGAGATGACTCTTGAAGAAGCAAGGGAAGCGGCTATTGATTCTGTTCGGCAATTGAGTCTGGATGTGGGGATTCCGCGTTCGTTAACAGAAGTTGGCTTTAAAGAAGAGGATATTGATCAAATCGCAGCAGATGCTTTCGCAGATGTTTGTACAGGTGGTAATCCAAGGGACACTACTGTAGAAGAAATTATTCAGCTGTATCGAAAATTGTTATAG
- the purE gene encoding 5-(carboxyamino)imidazole ribonucleotide mutase, with the protein MSSTNQPSNLRPKVAIVMGSKSDWTQMKECAQLLEGLKIPYTKEVVSAHRMPDEMFRFSETAVSNGYEVIIAGAGGAAHLPGMIASKTTLPVIGVPIKSSTLNGVDSLLSIVQMPGGVPVATMAIGAAGAKNAALFAARLLAVHDSAILRNLIDFQNIQTEYAKKSTEELE; encoded by the coding sequence ATGTCATCGACGAATCAACCATCCAATCTTCGACCGAAAGTTGCCATTGTTATGGGGAGTAAATCAGATTGGACTCAAATGAAAGAATGCGCACAATTATTAGAAGGATTAAAGATTCCTTATACAAAGGAAGTTGTTTCTGCCCATCGTATGCCTGATGAAATGTTTCGATTTTCAGAAACAGCTGTATCGAATGGATATGAAGTAATTATTGCAGGAGCAGGAGGAGCAGCTCACCTGCCAGGGATGATTGCATCAAAAACGACTCTTCCCGTTATTGGTGTACCAATTAAATCAAGTACGTTAAATGGAGTTGATTCTCTTTTGTCAATCGTTCAAATGCCGGGCGGAGTTCCGGTTGCAACAATGGCAATTGGAGCCGCAGGAGCTAAAAATGCAGCTTTGTTTGCTGCTCGGTTATTAGCGGTTCATGATTCTGCCATTTTACGGAACTTAATCGATTTTCAAAATATTCAAACAGAATATGCAAAAAAGAGTACGGAGGAATTAGAATGA
- the purK gene encoding 5-(carboxyamino)imidazole ribonucleotide synthase encodes MMMPLQPDATIGIIGAGQLGKMLAQSAQKMGYRIATYDPNPKACAFPVSNWHQVGSFDDEESLIDFSKKVDVVTYEFENINAQILKTLHSEVNLPQGTDLLLTSQDRVLEKKWLNEMSVATAPFWEIRSFEDLEAALIESGFPAILKTTRFGYDGKGQIVIYNQEQLSDDRDSLAQMLQSACILEGYCAFDKEVSVMVARDQYGTIETFPISRNIHRKGILFSSQVPAELSSTAEEKIQKIAKKIAKKANLIGVLGIEFFLLSKGEVVVNEVAPRPHNSGHYTIEACNVSQFDQHILAVSGHKLSPIKLLKPALMFNILGQDVKHVSHIWEKYPEAVVHLYQKGEAKKNRKMGHLTFVDNYFEKYDSLRKNLENSNE; translated from the coding sequence ATGATGATGCCTCTTCAGCCAGATGCAACGATTGGAATCATTGGGGCGGGTCAATTAGGGAAAATGCTTGCTCAATCTGCTCAAAAGATGGGTTATCGAATTGCCACCTACGATCCGAACCCTAAAGCCTGTGCTTTTCCTGTTTCCAATTGGCACCAAGTTGGCAGCTTTGATGACGAAGAGTCGCTAATAGATTTTTCAAAAAAAGTAGATGTCGTGACATATGAATTTGAGAATATCAATGCTCAGATTCTAAAAACACTTCACTCGGAAGTGAATCTTCCGCAAGGGACCGATTTATTACTAACGTCTCAAGATCGAGTACTAGAAAAAAAATGGTTAAATGAAATGAGTGTCGCGACGGCGCCTTTTTGGGAAATTCGTTCCTTTGAAGATTTAGAGGCTGCATTAATTGAGTCTGGCTTTCCTGCTATATTAAAAACAACCCGCTTTGGGTATGATGGAAAGGGCCAAATCGTTATATACAATCAAGAGCAATTATCAGATGATAGGGACTCATTAGCACAGATGTTACAGTCAGCTTGTATTTTAGAAGGCTATTGTGCATTTGATAAAGAGGTCTCAGTCATGGTAGCAAGAGATCAATATGGAACGATTGAAACATTTCCGATCAGCAGAAATATTCATCGAAAAGGAATTCTATTTTCAAGTCAAGTACCTGCTGAGTTGTCCTCTACGGCTGAAGAAAAAATTCAAAAGATTGCGAAAAAGATTGCGAAAAAAGCAAATTTAATAGGAGTTTTGGGCATTGAATTCTTTCTTTTATCAAAGGGTGAAGTAGTGGTAAATGAAGTAGCCCCTCGACCACACAATTCAGGCCACTATACAATTGAAGCATGTAATGTATCTCAATTCGACCAACATATCCTCGCTGTTTCTGGGCACAAACTCAGTCCAATAAAGCTTTTGAAACCAGCGCTCATGTTCAATATACTGGGACAAGATGTTAAACATGTTTCTCATATATGGGAAAAATATCCAGAAGCAGTTGTCCACTTGTACCAAAAAGGAGAAGCGAAGAAAAATCGGAAAATGGGTCATCTGACATTCGTAGATAATTACTTTGAAAAATATGACTCTCTTCGAAAAAACTTAGAAAATTCAAATGAATGA
- the purS gene encoding phosphoribosylformylglycinamidine synthase subunit PurS, with protein MFLAKVFITYKESILDPKGEAVKKAIHQLDYQSVESVRMGKYFEIEVNESDLSQVEKIIESISDQLLANVIMESYRYEIEEA; from the coding sequence ATGTTTTTAGCAAAAGTATTTATAACGTATAAAGAGTCAATTTTAGATCCAAAAGGAGAAGCAGTAAAAAAAGCAATCCATCAATTAGATTATCAATCAGTAGAGTCGGTTCGAATGGGTAAATATTTTGAAATTGAGGTAAATGAATCAGATTTGAGCCAAGTTGAAAAGATCATTGAATCAATTTCTGATCAGTTATTGGCGAATGTCATTATGGAATCCTATCGATACGAAATTGAGGAGGCATAG
- the purQ gene encoding phosphoribosylformylglycinamidine synthase subunit PurQ, which produces MKFAVIVFPGSNCDVDLYEAIHSVLKEEVEYVDYRETTLDDYDAILIPGGFSYGDYLRCGAIARFAPIMDTIIEKAEQGVPVFGTCNGFQILTEAGLLPGSLHSNIDLKFACKAQKVIVENNQTIFSRFYDEKEEIVLPIAHAEGNYYCDEETLAELEANNQIVFRYASDDNPNGSLANIAGITNKAGNVLGMMPHPERAVEEILGFKDGLKLFQSLAQSLVKQ; this is translated from the coding sequence ATGAAATTTGCAGTAATTGTTTTCCCAGGATCAAATTGTGATGTTGATTTATATGAAGCCATTCATTCTGTTTTAAAAGAAGAAGTTGAATATGTAGATTATCGTGAAACAACATTGGACGACTATGATGCTATTTTAATTCCAGGTGGTTTTTCTTATGGCGACTATTTACGTTGTGGTGCAATTGCGCGGTTCGCTCCTATAATGGATACCATCATTGAAAAAGCCGAACAAGGTGTACCTGTATTTGGAACGTGTAACGGATTCCAAATACTAACAGAAGCAGGATTGTTACCCGGATCTCTTCATTCGAATATCGATTTAAAATTCGCATGTAAAGCTCAAAAAGTAATTGTAGAGAATAATCAGACTATTTTCTCTCGTTTTTATGATGAGAAAGAAGAAATTGTTTTACCAATCGCACATGCAGAAGGAAATTATTATTGTGATGAAGAAACGTTGGCAGAATTAGAAGCAAATAATCAAATTGTTTTTCGTTATGCGTCCGATGATAATCCAAATGGCAGTCTAGCAAACATTGCTGGTATCACGAACAAAGCTGGAAATGTTTTAGGAATGATGCCTCATCCGGAACGTGCAGTCGAAGAAATACTAGGATTTAAAGATGGATTGAAACTATTCCAGTCACTCGCACAGAGTCTCGTAAAACAATAA
- the purL gene encoding phosphoribosylformylglycinamidine synthase subunit PurL, giving the protein MLLQAMKPEEVKDSGIFRQWGLKDSEFELIEKILGRTPNYTETGLYSVMWSEHCSYKNSKPVLKTFFTEGKQVLQGPGEGAGIVDIGDNQAVVFKMESHNHPSAVEPYEGAATGVGGIIRDIFSMGARPIAMLDSLRFGELTDARTRTIFSGVVEGIGGYGNCIGIPTVGGETKFDASYEGNPLVNAMCVGLINHEDIQKGQATGVGNSIMYVGAKTGRDGIHGATFASEEFSDENTSQRSAIQVGDPFMEKLLMEACLELIKELSDHLVGIQDMGAAGLVSSSSEMASKAGTGVSINLDKVPQRETEMTPYEILLSESQERMLLCVEKGYEKEVESLFARYDLDAVVVGEVTEGNQYRVFQHGELVADVPVDSLAEDAPVYQNEAIKPERIVQFEREEAFIPVVNDLKKTLFDLLTTPDLASKEPIYQTYDSMVRTNTVVGPGSDAAVIRIRGTKKALAMTADCNARYIYLDPFAGGQIAVAEAARNIVASGGYPLAITDCLNFGNPENPEIFYELQESAKGISVACERFDAPVISGNVSLYNENANGAIYPTPTIGMIGLIKDVKNILTQTFKQAEDLIYVVGETRNDFSGSLIQKVQQKSISGTIAFDIEEEYQNQKFVQHANEDGFLESAHDLSEGGLAAGLMESVFSTPFGFKVKTSLTNGQLFSETQSRFVISVKKENQTKFEQYVSEDFANLSVKLLGEVTSSGEITVTTDEATISFNREVIESKWKEVIPCLLNA; this is encoded by the coding sequence ATGCTTTTACAAGCAATGAAGCCAGAGGAAGTGAAAGATTCTGGCATTTTCCGTCAATGGGGTTTGAAAGATTCAGAGTTTGAGTTAATTGAAAAAATATTGGGGCGTACTCCAAATTATACGGAGACTGGTCTTTATTCTGTTATGTGGAGTGAACATTGCTCTTATAAAAATTCAAAACCAGTTCTCAAAACATTTTTCACTGAAGGAAAGCAAGTATTGCAAGGTCCTGGTGAAGGTGCTGGAATTGTTGATATTGGCGATAATCAAGCAGTCGTATTTAAAATGGAGAGCCACAATCATCCTTCAGCGGTAGAACCTTATGAAGGAGCTGCTACAGGTGTTGGAGGAATCATCCGTGATATCTTTAGCATGGGAGCGCGACCGATTGCGATGTTAGACTCATTGCGATTTGGCGAGTTAACGGATGCACGCACGAGAACCATTTTCTCTGGAGTTGTGGAAGGGATTGGCGGTTACGGAAATTGTATCGGCATTCCAACAGTAGGAGGCGAAACGAAATTTGATGCTTCTTATGAAGGGAACCCCTTAGTAAATGCTATGTGTGTAGGATTAATCAATCACGAGGATATTCAAAAAGGACAAGCGACTGGTGTAGGAAATTCGATTATGTATGTCGGTGCTAAAACAGGTCGGGATGGTATTCACGGAGCAACCTTTGCAAGTGAGGAATTCAGCGATGAAAATACCAGTCAACGTTCGGCGATCCAAGTAGGCGATCCCTTTATGGAAAAATTATTAATGGAAGCTTGTCTGGAATTAATCAAAGAATTAAGTGATCATTTAGTCGGAATCCAGGATATGGGAGCGGCTGGACTTGTTTCATCAAGTTCGGAGATGGCTTCGAAAGCTGGAACAGGAGTATCGATCAATCTAGATAAAGTTCCGCAGCGAGAAACAGAAATGACACCATACGAAATTCTATTATCGGAGTCACAAGAAAGAATGCTTTTATGTGTGGAAAAGGGATATGAAAAAGAAGTAGAAAGCCTGTTTGCTCGTTATGACTTAGATGCGGTCGTAGTGGGAGAAGTAACAGAAGGTAATCAATATCGTGTGTTTCAGCACGGAGAACTTGTTGCAGATGTGCCCGTCGATTCACTTGCGGAAGATGCACCTGTATACCAGAATGAAGCAATAAAGCCAGAACGTATCGTCCAATTTGAACGAGAAGAAGCGTTTATTCCAGTAGTAAATGATTTGAAAAAAACATTGTTTGACTTATTAACGACACCCGATTTGGCAAGTAAAGAACCGATCTATCAAACATATGATTCCATGGTGCGCACAAATACGGTTGTTGGGCCGGGGAGTGATGCTGCTGTCATTCGAATCAGAGGAACGAAAAAAGCTTTAGCAATGACTGCTGATTGTAATGCCCGTTATATTTATCTAGATCCATTTGCAGGTGGTCAGATTGCAGTAGCAGAAGCAGCACGTAATATTGTTGCATCTGGTGGGTATCCATTGGCGATTACCGATTGCTTAAATTTTGGAAATCCTGAAAATCCTGAAATATTTTATGAACTACAAGAATCTGCTAAAGGAATTTCTGTTGCTTGTGAACGATTTGATGCTCCTGTTATTTCTGGAAATGTTTCTCTTTATAATGAGAATGCAAATGGTGCCATTTATCCTACTCCCACTATCGGGATGATCGGGCTAATTAAGGATGTAAAAAATATCTTAACGCAGACATTCAAGCAGGCGGAGGATCTCATTTATGTTGTTGGGGAAACAAGAAATGATTTTTCTGGCTCACTTATTCAAAAAGTACAACAAAAAAGTATTTCAGGAACTATTGCTTTTGACATAGAAGAAGAGTACCAAAACCAGAAATTTGTTCAACATGCTAATGAAGATGGCTTTTTGGAAAGTGCTCATGATTTATCGGAAGGGGGATTAGCTGCCGGACTGATGGAATCTGTGTTTTCAACTCCATTTGGTTTTAAAGTGAAAACCTCTTTAACAAACGGACAGTTATTCAGTGAAACACAATCTCGTTTTGTTATTTCAGTCAAGAAAGAAAACCAAACGAAATTTGAACAATATGTTTCAGAGGATTTTGCGAATTTGTCAGTAAAATTACTCGGCGAAGTAACGAGTTCTGGTGAGATAACAGTGACTACAGATGAAGCAACTATTTCATTTAATCGTGAAGTAATCGAGTCAAAATGGAAAGAGGTTATTCCATGTCTTTTGAACGCTTAG
- the purF gene encoding amidophosphoribosyltransferase, whose product MEWDEKTVRTLNEECGVFGVWNHPQANRVAFFGLHALQHRGQAGAGITCGDKNGLRNFRGIGLLSQVFDNPIDLESLEGDRSIGHVRYATNGSHDNLNNFQPFLFHFYDQDIALAHNGNITNAKSLRKELEVAGAVFNSSSDSEVLVHLIRHSKEKSFYEKLEDSLRKIQGGFNYVVLTKEALIGAVDPNSFRPLVIGKMKNGAYILTSETCALHVVGAEFVQNIHAGHYAIINDDGIDIRPYTNETMVAIEAMEYIYFARPDSDIASINVHSARKAMGRQLAIEKPSPASVDMVIGVPNSSLSAATGYAEQSGIPYEMGLVKNQYVARTFIEPTQELREQGVRKKLSAVVGVVEGKSIVLVDDSIVRGTTMKRLILLLREAGAREVHVRISSPPFRFPNYYGIDMSTSSELLAANFTIKEMCTYLGSDSLEFLSVDGTIKSIGVNFDAPHKGLCISAFTGEYPAPLGDYKTGLELQLTDIQKRILRGENVDE is encoded by the coding sequence ATGGAATGGGATGAGAAAACAGTACGCACATTGAATGAAGAGTGCGGGGTGTTTGGAGTATGGAATCACCCTCAGGCAAATCGTGTCGCCTTTTTCGGCTTACATGCTTTGCAGCATCGTGGACAAGCAGGAGCTGGAATCACTTGTGGTGATAAGAACGGATTACGAAATTTCCGTGGAATTGGTTTGCTAAGCCAAGTATTCGATAATCCAATCGATTTAGAGTCTTTGGAAGGCGATCGTTCAATCGGTCATGTACGTTATGCGACGAACGGAAGTCACGATAACTTAAATAACTTTCAACCTTTTTTATTTCATTTTTATGACCAAGACATAGCTTTAGCACACAACGGAAATATAACAAATGCTAAAAGTTTGCGGAAGGAATTAGAAGTAGCGGGAGCAGTTTTTAATTCCTCCTCTGATTCTGAGGTGCTTGTTCATCTAATCCGCCACAGTAAAGAGAAATCATTTTATGAAAAATTAGAAGACTCATTGCGAAAGATTCAAGGTGGATTTAATTATGTTGTCTTAACGAAAGAAGCGCTAATCGGAGCGGTTGACCCCAATAGCTTCCGTCCTTTAGTCATTGGGAAAATGAAGAACGGGGCTTATATATTGACCAGTGAAACTTGCGCCCTGCATGTAGTAGGTGCTGAGTTTGTTCAAAATATACATGCTGGTCATTATGCCATTATTAATGATGATGGCATTGATATTCGTCCCTACACAAATGAAACCATGGTTGCAATTGAAGCGATGGAATATATTTATTTTGCTCGGCCTGATTCAGATATAGCAAGTATTAACGTCCATAGTGCTCGTAAAGCAATGGGAAGACAACTCGCGATTGAAAAGCCATCTCCAGCAAGTGTTGATATGGTAATCGGTGTTCCCAATTCATCTTTATCTGCCGCAACTGGATATGCAGAACAGAGTGGTATTCCCTACGAAATGGGATTGGTAAAGAATCAATATGTGGCCCGTACTTTTATTGAACCGACGCAAGAACTGCGCGAGCAGGGAGTTAGAAAAAAATTATCTGCTGTTGTAGGAGTTGTAGAAGGGAAATCAATTGTATTGGTAGATGATTCTATTGTCAGAGGAACAACAATGAAACGTCTGATCCTTTTACTGAGAGAAGCGGGAGCGCGGGAAGTACACGTTCGTATTTCCAGCCCGCCTTTCCGCTTTCCAAACTACTATGGAATTGATATGAGCACGAGTTCTGAATTACTGGCTGCTAATTTTACTATTAAAGAAATGTGTACCTATCTTGGATCGGATAGTTTAGAGTTTTTATCCGTCGATGGTACGATTAAAAGTATTGGTGTAAATTTTGACGCGCCTCACAAAGGGTTATGTATCAGTGCATTTACAGGAGAATACCCGGCGCCGCTTGGAGATTACAAAACAGGATTAGAACTTCAATTAACAGATATTCAAAAAAGAATCTTGAGAGGAGAAAACGTTGATGAGTAA
- the purM gene encoding phosphoribosylformylglycinamidine cyclo-ligase — protein MSNRKHSAYEAAGVQIEKGYEAVERMKKHIQRTDRPEVLSQLGGFGGLFDLSKHARSGTHPVLVSGTDGVGTKIVLAQQSQKFDTIGIDCVAMCVNDVLAQGAEPLFFLDYLAVGKNDPETIEQIVSGVAQGCVDAGAALIGGETAEMPDVYSAEEFDLAGFCVGIVDRAQLLDSHNIEKGDVLIGIPSSGLHSNGFSLVRKVFFKDHDWPFETVLANKRTLIDELLTPTRIYVNELLPLIKAGAVKGLAHITGGGFYENLPRMFDETKLQAQVDTDSWHKPEIFAMIQALGEVDEEEMYHTFNMGIGMVAAVAPEQVESVLDHIADAVVIGSINNKTTEQSVILSIKESR, from the coding sequence ATGAGTAATCGCAAACATTCAGCGTACGAAGCAGCGGGCGTTCAAATTGAAAAAGGATATGAAGCTGTTGAACGAATGAAAAAACATATTCAACGTACCGATCGTCCGGAGGTGCTGTCTCAATTAGGCGGATTCGGTGGTTTATTTGACTTGTCGAAACATGCTCGCTCCGGAACGCATCCCGTTCTAGTTTCTGGAACAGACGGAGTGGGAACAAAAATTGTTTTAGCACAACAGTCTCAAAAATTCGATACGATTGGCATTGACTGTGTAGCAATGTGCGTGAATGATGTTCTTGCTCAAGGAGCAGAACCGCTGTTTTTCTTAGATTATTTAGCTGTTGGCAAAAATGATCCAGAAACTATTGAGCAAATCGTTTCTGGTGTTGCTCAAGGATGTGTTGATGCTGGAGCAGCTCTTATAGGGGGCGAAACTGCCGAAATGCCTGATGTATATTCAGCAGAGGAATTCGATTTAGCAGGTTTTTGTGTTGGTATTGTGGACCGTGCGCAGTTACTTGATTCTCATAACATCGAAAAAGGCGACGTTCTTATAGGAATTCCAAGTTCGGGACTTCATTCAAATGGATTCTCTTTAGTCCGTAAAGTATTCTTTAAAGATCATGATTGGCCATTCGAAACAGTATTAGCCAATAAACGTACACTAATAGATGAATTATTAACTCCTACTCGAATTTATGTAAATGAACTACTGCCATTAATAAAAGCAGGTGCAGTAAAAGGCTTGGCTCATATTACGGGCGGAGGTTTTTATGAAAACTTACCGCGTATGTTCGACGAAACAAAACTGCAAGCTCAAGTGGATACAGACTCTTGGCATAAGCCTGAGATATTTGCTATGATTCAAGCACTTGGAGAAGTTGATGAGGAAGAAATGTATCATACTTTCAATATGGGAATCGGAATGGTAGCCGCAGTAGCTCCTGAGCAAGTAGAAAGTGTCCTAGACCATATTGCTGATGCAGTAGTGATCGGTTCAATTAATAACAAGACGACGGAACAATCCGTTATATTGAGTATAAAGGAGTCCAGATAA
- the purN gene encoding phosphoribosylglycinamide formyltransferase, translated as MRLALFASGNGSNVESIIQAIIEGRIDASVACVFSDNPHAYVIERAKKYEIPYFVCSPRQCASRNKWEELILSFLEEQKVDWIILAGFMRIISEPILKRYPRRIINIHPSLLPDFPGKQSIVDVFEAKVKETGVTVHYVDRGIDTGPIIAQEKLSIERNWDLPTLERKIHQIEHQLYPKVIQEVIQKERFNS; from the coding sequence ATGAGACTAGCTTTATTCGCATCAGGAAATGGCTCCAACGTGGAATCAATTATTCAAGCTATAATAGAAGGCAGGATTGATGCATCCGTTGCGTGTGTTTTTTCTGACAATCCACATGCATACGTCATTGAGCGAGCAAAAAAATACGAAATTCCCTATTTTGTCTGTTCTCCGCGTCAGTGTGCAAGTAGAAATAAATGGGAAGAGCTAATTTTATCTTTTCTGGAGGAACAAAAAGTAGATTGGATTATCTTGGCAGGGTTTATGAGGATTATAAGCGAGCCGATATTAAAACGATATCCTCGACGCATTATAAATATTCATCCATCTTTATTGCCTGATTTTCCAGGAAAACAGAGTATAGTAGATGTATTTGAAGCAAAAGTAAAAGAAACGGGTGTTACGGTCCATTACGTGGATCGTGGGATTGATACAGGCCCGATTATCGCTCAAGAAAAGTTATCGATTGAGCGAAATTGGGATTTGCCAACACTCGAAAGAAAGATTCATCAAATAGAGCATCAACTCTATCCAAAAGTGATTCAAGAAGTCATTCAAAAGGAGCGATTCAATTCATGA